The Lewinellaceae bacterium genome includes a region encoding these proteins:
- a CDS encoding endo-1,4-beta-xylanase, producing the protein MKIKIYILCLFLSSSFMIQAQDNYHTSLQTSLQSNFGLPAGSWVFNNTEAANLNSDYVYGAVTASNQTTVMQPFAQKVNIVVNSAGANAWDAGYGMKNVNTINSGDACLLIVWLRSATGTGHVTLFVENASTYDKEVLLTTDLSDQWTQFIVPFEANTTYAPNGLTTGLHLAWQAQTIEVGGLAMLNYHTAVNVEDLPSDTNNDHYGGWEPDAPWRAEAAYRIEQIRKANLTVRVEDAEGNPVPDASVQVEMLRHDYAFGTAIVSRFIAGNSGQNETYESKILDLDGEGHGFNWVVFENGLKWPGWENNWNGPKTEKANAAEWLRDHDIKIRGHNLLWPGWSNLPGDIQQNQNNHQYIRDRISNHIEEIVTYPGIAGNIAEWDVLNEITSNRDLEYTFQGDPGYPTGRELYREVFQKLADVDPDTKTYYNDYVTISQANTGGGLYDLKKQFIHEMIDAGVKLDGIGFQGHIGGFPTSIYSVYDILEDFHSTFGLKAKITEYDTNPAMSDDLCATYLRDFLTMVFSHESTDGFMMWGFWDGAHWYQNAPMFRQDWSLKPAGQTFIDMVFNEWWTNASGQTDSSGEFKVRGFKGKYKISVDTGNGVMTDTIEMLTNVIVVKTGESPFVVANQSIDKDPSFKIYPNPARDFINIEKSTPENVMIRIIDMTGRVVFSKKMKTEKCTIPLNFGAGVYEVILEKNGKIYSERIIVQ; encoded by the coding sequence ATGAAAATCAAGATCTACATCCTGTGTTTGTTCCTGAGCTCTAGTTTTATGATTCAGGCCCAGGACAACTACCATACCTCCCTGCAAACTTCCCTGCAAAGTAACTTCGGCCTCCCCGCCGGAAGCTGGGTTTTTAATAATACCGAAGCCGCTAATTTAAACAGCGATTATGTCTATGGAGCCGTCACGGCCTCCAACCAGACCACCGTGATGCAGCCCTTTGCCCAAAAGGTGAATATCGTCGTCAACAGTGCCGGAGCCAATGCCTGGGATGCAGGCTACGGAATGAAAAACGTAAATACGATAAACAGTGGCGACGCCTGCCTGCTGATCGTCTGGCTGCGCTCCGCCACAGGCACCGGGCACGTCACCCTTTTTGTCGAAAACGCATCGACCTACGACAAAGAGGTGCTCCTGACCACGGATCTCTCGGACCAGTGGACACAATTCATAGTGCCTTTCGAGGCCAACACCACCTACGCGCCCAACGGACTCACTACAGGGCTGCACCTCGCCTGGCAGGCCCAAACCATTGAAGTGGGCGGACTGGCCATGCTCAATTACCATACTGCCGTCAATGTAGAGGACCTGCCCAGCGACACCAATAACGACCATTACGGCGGCTGGGAACCGGATGCGCCCTGGAGAGCTGAAGCCGCCTACAGGATAGAACAAATACGAAAAGCCAACCTTACCGTCAGGGTGGAAGATGCCGAAGGCAATCCCGTACCCGATGCTTCCGTCCAGGTGGAAATGCTCAGGCACGATTACGCCTTTGGCACAGCGATAGTGTCGCGCTTTATTGCCGGCAACAGCGGCCAGAATGAGACCTATGAATCCAAAATACTGGATCTCGACGGAGAGGGCCATGGTTTCAACTGGGTGGTCTTCGAAAATGGCCTCAAATGGCCGGGCTGGGAAAACAACTGGAACGGCCCCAAAACCGAAAAGGCCAACGCCGCCGAATGGCTTAGAGATCATGATATTAAAATCAGGGGACACAACCTACTGTGGCCGGGATGGAGCAACCTGCCCGGCGATATCCAGCAAAACCAGAATAACCACCAATACATCCGCGACCGCATTAGCAACCATATTGAGGAAATCGTCACTTATCCCGGTATCGCCGGCAATATTGCTGAGTGGGATGTGCTGAACGAGATCACCTCCAACCGTGACCTGGAATACACTTTCCAGGGAGATCCCGGCTACCCCACCGGCCGCGAACTTTACCGGGAAGTTTTCCAAAAACTCGCCGATGTCGACCCTGACACCAAAACCTACTACAATGATTATGTCACCATCAGCCAGGCCAATACGGGCGGCGGGTTGTACGACCTGAAAAAACAATTCATCCATGAAATGATCGACGCCGGCGTAAAACTGGACGGAATCGGTTTCCAGGGTCATATCGGCGGATTCCCTACTTCTATTTATTCCGTTTATGACATTTTAGAAGACTTCCATTCCACTTTTGGTCTGAAAGCCAAAATCACGGAATACGATACCAATCCCGCCATGAGTGATGATTTGTGCGCCACCTATCTTCGTGATTTTCTGACCATGGTTTTTAGCCATGAGAGCACCGACGGATTCATGATGTGGGGTTTTTGGGATGGAGCCCACTGGTACCAAAACGCACCTATGTTCCGGCAGGACTGGTCGCTTAAACCGGCAGGGCAGACGTTCATCGACATGGTTTTTAACGAATGGTGGACCAATGCATCCGGACAAACCGACAGCTCAGGAGAGTTTAAGGTGCGTGGTTTTAAAGGAAAATATAAAATCTCTGTTGATACAGGAAACGGGGTCATGACCGACACCATTGAAATGCTTACCAATGTAATCGTCGTCAAAACGGGAGAATCCCCTTTCGTGGTGGCCAACCAATCCATTGACAAGGACCCTTCTTTCAAAATTTACCCTAACCCTGCCAGGGATTTTATCAATATCGAAAAATCAACCCCGGAAAACGTGATGATCCGCATCATAGACATGACAGGGAGAGTCGTTTTTTCCAAAAAAATGAAAACAGAAAAATGCACCATCCCCTTAAATTTCGGGGCGGGAGTTTATGAAGTCATCCTGGAGAAAAACGGAAAAATTTATTCCGAAAGAATTATCGTGCAGTGA
- a CDS encoding class I SAM-dependent methyltransferase: MENFPDIPIQRIAIKVKPAAEKAIHKGHPWVFEEAIRKQSIKGNPGDLAIIYDQKKNKFLAAGLFDPFSPIRIKVLHFHTSAQIDADWFEARIKTAHTLRLPLLETETDSYRLIHGENDGLPGLIADVYAGVLVVKLYSQIWLPYLKIVLPKLVEVSQSKVLVLRLSRAMQQAGDSIYGLKDGQVLMGTLSDQSVIFREHGLKFSANVIQGHKTGFFLDHRNNRKKIGQISEGKSVLDIFAYAGGFSVHALGGGAREVISLDISAQALSMAQDNVALNFKKVNHQIMAVDAFEGMQQLHSQGKTFDIVIVDPPSFAKRDSERLRALNTYSRLCQLAIHLVAPNGVLLMASCSSRIKADEYFDLVLREIQNSGRGFEELEKTYHDIDHPVGFPEGAYLKSVYYRLS, translated from the coding sequence CTGGAAAATTTCCCGGATATTCCCATTCAAAGAATTGCCATAAAGGTAAAACCTGCTGCTGAGAAAGCCATCCATAAGGGGCATCCCTGGGTATTTGAGGAAGCCATCCGGAAGCAAAGTATAAAAGGGAACCCTGGTGACCTTGCCATTATTTACGATCAGAAAAAAAATAAATTCCTCGCTGCCGGATTATTCGATCCCTTTTCGCCCATTCGCATAAAGGTGCTGCATTTTCATACTTCTGCACAAATCGATGCCGATTGGTTTGAAGCCAGAATAAAAACAGCCCATACCCTCCGCCTGCCCCTGTTGGAAACGGAAACAGACAGTTATCGCCTCATCCACGGAGAAAACGACGGGTTGCCGGGGCTCATTGCGGATGTATATGCAGGCGTTTTGGTGGTGAAATTGTATTCCCAGATCTGGCTGCCTTATTTAAAAATAGTATTGCCTAAACTGGTTGAAGTCAGCCAAAGCAAAGTACTCGTTTTGAGGTTGAGCCGCGCCATGCAGCAGGCAGGAGATTCCATTTACGGGCTAAAGGACGGGCAGGTTTTAATGGGAACTTTGTCTGATCAATCGGTCATTTTCAGGGAGCATGGACTGAAATTTTCCGCCAACGTCATCCAGGGGCACAAAACAGGGTTTTTCCTCGATCATCGCAACAACCGAAAGAAGATCGGACAAATTTCCGAAGGGAAAAGCGTGCTGGATATATTTGCCTATGCGGGAGGATTCTCCGTCCATGCATTAGGCGGCGGAGCCCGGGAGGTCATCAGCCTGGATATCAGTGCCCAGGCGCTTTCCATGGCCCAGGACAATGTGGCCTTAAATTTCAAAAAAGTAAACCACCAAATCATGGCTGTTGACGCTTTTGAAGGGATGCAACAGTTGCACTCGCAAGGCAAAACCTTTGATATTGTCATCGTCGATCCGCCTTCTTTTGCCAAAAGAGACAGTGAACGCCTTCGGGCTTTAAACACCTACAGCCGATTGTGCCAGTTGGCCATTCATCTCGTCGCCCCAAACGGCGTGCTCCTGATGGCTTCCTGCTCCAGCCGCATCAAGGCCGATGAATATTTCGACCTGGTGCTTCGGGAGATACAAAACTCTGGGCGCGGTTTCGAAGAGCTCGAAAAAACATATCATGATATCGATCATCCGGTTGGTTTCCCTGAAGGGGCTTATTTGAAAAGTGTGTATTATCGGTTGAGCTAA
- a CDS encoding ribulose-phosphate 3-epimerase: MSKQKKLAPSILSADYVNLERDITMIQKAGADLLHLDVMDGHFVPNLTIGPPIIKAIKRIATVPCDVHLMITNPGDYVDAYCDAGADYLTVHVEAATHLHRIIQHIKSRGVKAGISLNPHTPLSSIEEVLGDLDLILIMSVNPGFGGQSFIPNTLDKVRRLNKILEKRGLQHIEIEIDGGAHYDNMAEILEAGADIIVSGSAVFNAENPTEMVHKMKALLAKYS; encoded by the coding sequence ATGTCAAAACAAAAAAAATTAGCACCTTCCATTTTATCTGCAGACTATGTCAACCTCGAAAGAGACATCACGATGATCCAGAAGGCAGGAGCAGACCTGTTGCACCTGGATGTAATGGACGGCCATTTTGTACCCAACCTGACGATCGGCCCACCCATCATTAAGGCCATCAAACGGATAGCTACGGTTCCCTGTGATGTGCACCTGATGATCACCAATCCCGGGGATTATGTGGATGCTTATTGTGATGCCGGAGCGGATTATCTTACCGTACATGTGGAAGCAGCAACGCATCTGCATCGCATCATCCAGCACATAAAATCGAGAGGGGTTAAAGCCGGAATTTCCCTAAATCCGCACACACCGCTCTCTTCCATTGAAGAAGTGCTCGGTGACCTGGACCTCATTCTCATCATGTCGGTCAACCCTGGTTTTGGTGGACAGTCTTTTATCCCCAACACCCTCGACAAGGTGCGTCGGTTAAACAAAATACTGGAGAAACGCGGGTTGCAACACATTGAAATAGAAATTGACGGAGGGGCCCATTACGACAACATGGCCGAAATCCTGGAGGCCGGAGCGGATATTATTGTCTCCGGATCTGCGGTTTTTAACGCGGAAAACCCGACAGAAATGGTGCATAAAATGAAGGCCTTATTGGCGAAATATTCTTAA
- a CDS encoding PD40 domain-containing protein translates to MIRTLLTGLLLLMVFFGFSQDKKDKKKWDVNNPPGNYKEVEFDLDEGTWMNLDVSPDGKTIVFDLLGDIYKMPVAGGKATVLRQGLAWEVQPRFSPDGKKILFTSDAGGGDNIWVMDTEGKEAKQVTEEKFRLLNNAAWMPDNQYFVARKHFTSERSLGAGEMWLYHISGGTGVQLTKRKNDQQDVNEPSISPDGRYVYFSEDVYPGGYFQYNKDPNSQIFVIKRYDRQEGKIETVVSGPGGAVRPQISNDGKKLAFVRRIRTKSVLFVHDLETGEQFPLFDGLTKDQQEAWTIFGSYTGFDWMPDDKNIVIWGKGKLWKVDAKTGEASNIPFSVKAKQKFAETLRFENHAFTDNFEVKAIRHLRTSPDEKTAVFNAVGHLWKMDLPNGTPQRLTHSTDLEFEPCFSPDGKSVVYVSWDDEAMGAVNLFKLDAGAGEERIVKLTSQKGIYRTPCFSPDGKFIVFRKEGGNGHQGFTHSEKAGIYLMNANGSDLKFVTEQGENPVFDQVGKRLFLSTGGEIFGSLKKSFKSIKPDGSDEKVIFETKYATQFSPSPDNKWIAFSDLYKVYIAPMPLPGKAMELSAETKAIPVAQVARDAGVNLHWSSNSKKLFWTLGNEYFSDELTRRFTFLEGSLDTVPPVDTAGLKINLQLPSDRPEGTVAFTNVRIITMDGDKVIESGTVLVEGNRIKKVGKNVRIPQEAKVYNMEGKTIMPGMVDVHGHLGNFRMGLSPKKQWEYYANLAFGVTTAHDPSSNSEMIFSQSEMIKAGEMLGPRLFSTGVILYGAEGDFKAVINSLDDARSALRRTKAYGAFSVKSYNQPRRDQRQQVIQAARELGMLVVPEGGSFFYHNLTMVADGHTGIEHNIPVAPLYQDVLKFWGSTDSHNTPTLIVNYGGVNGEYYFYQHSNVWENEKLLSFTPRAIIDARSRHRTMIPEEEYQNGHILTSQSCAKLQENGVNINLGSHGQLQGLGAHWELWMLAQGGMSNHQALKCATINGAKYLGMDKEIGSIEAGKLADLIILDENPLEDIHHSESIRYVMLNGRLYDAATLNETGNYDKKRSKFYFEQPGSGNAWPLDSVTNSFMHSGCSCRH, encoded by the coding sequence ATGATCAGAACACTGCTTACCGGATTATTATTGCTTATGGTTTTTTTCGGCTTTAGCCAGGACAAAAAAGACAAAAAAAAGTGGGACGTCAACAATCCGCCAGGAAATTACAAGGAGGTGGAATTTGATCTTGACGAGGGTACATGGATGAACCTGGATGTCAGCCCTGACGGAAAAACCATTGTTTTTGATCTGCTGGGGGATATTTATAAAATGCCTGTTGCTGGCGGGAAGGCGACGGTATTGCGACAGGGCCTGGCCTGGGAAGTCCAACCCCGTTTTAGTCCGGATGGTAAGAAAATATTGTTTACCAGCGACGCCGGCGGCGGCGATAACATCTGGGTCATGGATACCGAAGGAAAGGAGGCAAAACAGGTCACAGAGGAAAAGTTTCGCCTGCTCAATAATGCCGCCTGGATGCCGGACAATCAATACTTTGTAGCCAGAAAACATTTCACCTCCGAGCGTTCCCTTGGGGCAGGAGAAATGTGGCTGTATCATATTTCCGGAGGAACCGGCGTGCAATTGACCAAACGCAAAAATGATCAGCAGGATGTCAATGAGCCTTCAATTTCTCCCGACGGGCGGTATGTTTATTTCAGTGAAGATGTGTACCCCGGAGGTTATTTTCAATACAATAAAGACCCCAATAGCCAGATATTCGTCATCAAACGTTATGACAGGCAAGAGGGTAAAATTGAAACGGTCGTCAGCGGCCCGGGTGGAGCGGTTCGGCCGCAGATATCCAATGACGGTAAAAAACTGGCTTTTGTCAGAAGAATACGAACGAAATCAGTTCTTTTTGTACATGACCTGGAGACAGGGGAACAATTTCCTTTATTTGACGGGCTCACCAAAGACCAGCAGGAGGCCTGGACTATTTTTGGTTCTTACACTGGTTTCGACTGGATGCCGGATGATAAAAATATCGTAATTTGGGGAAAGGGTAAATTGTGGAAGGTGGATGCCAAAACAGGGGAAGCCTCGAATATTCCTTTTAGTGTAAAAGCCAAACAAAAATTCGCTGAAACATTGCGGTTTGAAAATCATGCCTTCACAGATAATTTCGAGGTGAAAGCCATCCGCCACCTGCGCACCTCGCCTGATGAGAAAACGGCTGTTTTTAATGCCGTCGGCCACCTTTGGAAAATGGATCTGCCCAATGGAACGCCTCAACGGCTGACCCATAGCACAGACCTGGAATTTGAACCTTGCTTTTCGCCTGATGGAAAATCTGTCGTTTATGTATCCTGGGACGATGAAGCAATGGGAGCTGTTAACCTTTTTAAGCTGGATGCCGGCGCGGGGGAGGAGCGGATCGTGAAGCTGACTTCCCAAAAAGGAATATATCGTACCCCTTGCTTTTCACCGGATGGTAAATTTATCGTCTTTAGGAAGGAAGGCGGCAATGGCCATCAAGGCTTTACCCATTCGGAAAAGGCAGGAATTTATTTGATGAATGCGAATGGCAGTGATTTGAAATTTGTTACGGAACAAGGAGAAAATCCGGTTTTTGATCAAGTAGGTAAAAGACTTTTTCTTTCCACAGGGGGCGAAATTTTCGGCAGTTTAAAAAAATCTTTCAAATCCATCAAACCGGATGGTTCGGATGAAAAGGTCATTTTTGAAACCAAATATGCCACTCAATTTTCACCCAGCCCCGATAATAAGTGGATTGCCTTTTCAGACTTATACAAGGTTTACATTGCTCCCATGCCGTTGCCTGGAAAAGCTATGGAACTTTCCGCAGAGACCAAAGCGATACCCGTGGCCCAGGTAGCTCGGGATGCCGGGGTGAATTTGCACTGGTCTTCCAACAGCAAAAAACTGTTCTGGACCCTTGGCAATGAGTATTTTAGCGACGAACTGACACGACGGTTTACTTTTTTGGAAGGTTCCCTGGATACGGTGCCTCCTGTTGATACTGCAGGCTTGAAAATTAATCTGCAGTTGCCTTCTGATCGCCCTGAAGGGACGGTGGCTTTCACTAATGTCAGGATCATTACCATGGATGGCGATAAAGTGATTGAATCGGGTACCGTACTGGTGGAAGGCAACCGGATCAAAAAAGTGGGTAAAAATGTACGTATTCCGCAAGAGGCTAAAGTTTACAACATGGAAGGAAAAACCATCATGCCCGGAATGGTTGACGTTCACGGTCACCTGGGAAATTTCAGAATGGGCCTCAGCCCAAAAAAGCAATGGGAGTATTACGCCAACCTTGCTTTTGGGGTAACAACGGCTCATGACCCCTCTTCCAATTCTGAAATGATCTTTTCCCAATCTGAAATGATCAAAGCCGGGGAGATGCTCGGCCCCCGTTTATTTTCAACAGGGGTTATTTTGTATGGGGCAGAAGGTGATTTTAAAGCAGTCATCAATAGCCTTGATGACGCCCGTTCAGCCCTTAGACGTACCAAAGCCTATGGCGCTTTTTCTGTAAAAAGTTACAATCAGCCACGCAGGGACCAGCGCCAGCAGGTGATCCAGGCCGCCCGTGAACTGGGCATGCTGGTGGTGCCGGAAGGAGGTTCTTTCTTCTATCACAATCTCACCATGGTGGCGGATGGCCACACCGGGATAGAGCACAATATACCTGTGGCGCCTTTGTATCAGGATGTTTTAAAATTCTGGGGGTCAACAGACTCCCACAATACCCCCACACTTATCGTCAATTATGGCGGGGTTAACGGAGAGTACTATTTTTATCAACACAGCAATGTTTGGGAAAACGAGAAATTGTTGTCGTTTACCCCCCGTGCCATCATTGATGCCCGTTCCCGTCACCGTACTATGATTCCCGAAGAGGAATACCAAAACGGACACATTTTAACCTCCCAATCCTGTGCCAAACTTCAGGAAAATGGAGTGAACATCAATTTAGGTTCCCATGGCCAGTTGCAGGGATTGGGCGCTCACTGGGAACTTTGGATGCTGGCCCAGGGCGGAATGTCCAACCACCAGGCATTAAAATGCGCCACGATTAACGGAGCTAAATATTTGGGAATGGACAAAGAGATCGGTTCCATAGAAGCGGGTAAACTGGCTGATTTGATCATTTTGGATGAAAATCCTCTTGAAGATATTCACCATTCCGAATCGATCCGGTATGTCATGTTGAACGGAAGGTTGTATGATGCAGCTACGTTGAATGAAACCGGGAATTACGATAAAAAACGCAGCAAATTTTACTTTGAACAGCCGGGTAGCGGAAACGCCTGGCCATTGGATAGCGTTACCAACAGTTTTATGCATTCCGGTTGTTCCTGCAGACATTAG
- a CDS encoding Bro-N domain-containing protein, whose translation MEEQNKLIVFQEKGIRRVWHEDEWWFAVADVIEALTDSNDVRQYIKKMRKRDDQLNTKWGTICTPLEMTAKDGKKRKINASNIEGLFRIIQSIPSPKAEPFKQWLAKVGYERIQEIENPELAAQRARNYYKELGYSEAWIETRLKSIEIRSKLTDEWDERGVKKGREYSILTAEISKATFGLTPSEYKNHKDLTKENLRDHMTDLELIFTMLGETTTRDKAIEKDAQGFDKNKDAAIEGGTAAGKALDAYEKETQKKVVTDKNFKHQIAEAKNKNLPPNNS comes from the coding sequence ATGGAAGAACAAAACAAATTAATCGTATTTCAAGAAAAAGGGATTCGTCGTGTATGGCATGAAGATGAGTGGTGGTTTGCGGTGGCAGATGTTATTGAAGCATTAACAGATTCGAACGATGTTAGACAATACATCAAAAAAATGCGAAAGAGGGATGACCAACTGAATACCAAATGGGGTACAATTTGTACCCCACTTGAAATGACTGCCAAAGACGGAAAAAAAAGAAAAATAAATGCCTCCAATATTGAAGGGCTTTTCCGCATCATTCAGTCTATCCCTTCTCCGAAAGCTGAACCTTTCAAACAATGGCTTGCCAAAGTTGGATATGAACGTATACAGGAGATAGAAAATCCTGAGTTAGCAGCCCAAAGAGCACGAAATTACTACAAGGAATTAGGATATAGTGAAGCATGGATTGAGACTCGCCTAAAGAGCATTGAAATAAGGAGCAAACTAACAGATGAATGGGACGAACGGGGAGTGAAAAAAGGCAGAGAGTATTCTATTTTAACGGCAGAAATTTCTAAAGCTACTTTTGGATTAACACCTTCGGAATACAAAAATCATAAAGATCTAACCAAGGAAAATCTTCGGGATCACATGACTGACCTCGAGTTAATTTTTACAATGCTAGGCGAAACAACTACTCGCGATAAAGCTATTGAAAAAGATGCCCAGGGATTTGATAAAAACAAAGATGCGGCAATTGAAGGAGGTACTGCTGCCGGTAAAGCCCTTGACGCCTATGAAAAAGAAACACAAAAAAAAGTTGTGACGGACAAAAACTTCAAACACCAAATTGCCGAAGCTAAAAATAAAAATTTACCTCCAAATAACAGTTAG
- a CDS encoding helix-turn-helix transcriptional regulator, producing the protein MTKLKPAFEKIDPTFGSSFTVRVFNEQNKNSPRFYHFHPELELIYVKGGSGKRHIGNHLSCYQNGELILMGSGLPHAGFTDRMTRNESEVVVQMRENFLGDNFFDIPEMKPVRQLFERARLGISFFGETRKVIGGRLEQLAVMDQFDRLMELLSILRQMAESEEYELLNAREFALEVKPQDNDRINEIYDFVHSNFTRAIPLDEISAEVNMTVPAFCRYFKKQSGKTFTQFVNEFRVIHACKLLIEEQKSITEIAFESGFNNFSHFNKLFKEKTGNSPSAYRGAVKQILT; encoded by the coding sequence ATGACCAAGCTTAAGCCGGCATTTGAAAAAATAGATCCCACCTTTGGAAGCTCTTTTACGGTAAGGGTTTTTAATGAGCAAAATAAAAATTCCCCCCGATTTTATCATTTCCACCCGGAACTGGAGTTGATCTATGTGAAAGGAGGGAGTGGTAAGCGGCATATTGGCAATCATTTGTCCTGCTACCAAAATGGGGAACTGATCCTCATGGGGTCGGGCTTACCTCATGCCGGATTTACGGATCGCATGACCCGTAATGAATCGGAGGTAGTGGTTCAGATGAGAGAGAACTTTTTGGGAGATAATTTTTTTGATATCCCGGAGATGAAACCAGTCCGGCAATTATTCGAACGTGCCCGTTTAGGAATTTCTTTTTTCGGGGAGACCAGGAAGGTGATAGGGGGGCGGCTGGAACAACTTGCCGTGATGGATCAGTTTGACCGTTTGATGGAATTGCTGTCCATTCTCAGGCAGATGGCCGAGTCTGAAGAATATGAGTTGCTCAACGCCAGAGAGTTTGCGCTGGAGGTGAAACCGCAGGACAATGACAGGATCAATGAAATTTATGATTTTGTGCATTCCAATTTTACCCGGGCTATTCCCCTGGATGAAATTTCAGCTGAAGTGAATATGACTGTCCCGGCATTCTGCCGCTATTTTAAAAAGCAGTCAGGGAAGACCTTTACTCAATTTGTTAATGAATTCAGGGTGATCCATGCTTGTAAATTACTTATAGAAGAACAAAAAAGCATTACGGAAATTGCCTTTGAGAGCGGGTTCAATAATTTTTCTCACTTCAATAAGTTATTCAAGGAAAAAACGGGGAATAGTCCTTCCGCTTACCGGGGAGCGGTGAAGCAGATCCTGACGTAA
- the ggt gene encoding gamma-glutamyltransferase: protein MARFLFVSSFLFILNFNLMAQDRLTGLPFASRSEVIAQHGMACTSQPLASMVAIDILKAGGNAIDAAIAANATLGLMEPTGNGMGGDLFAIVWDAKTKKLYGLNASGRSPKSLTLQWFKDNGYESIPAYGPLPVSVPGCVDGWFELNGKFGSMKMEDILAPAIRYAREGFPVSELISYYWTRSAPFLSKYPGFKEIFTIDGRGPEKGEIFKNPYLANTLEKIAKGGRDVFYKGEIARVIDQYMKENGGFLSYEDLASHKSEWVEPMATNYRGYDVWELPPNGQGIATLEMLNILEQYDIAAMGFGSSEYLHVLTEAKKLAFEDRAKYYADTDFHDIDYNVLLSKEYGKERQKLINPNRAARRYDAGALETSNTIYLTVADQWGNMVSLIQSNYRGMGSGMTPTGLGFILQDRGELFSLDENHYNVYAPGKRPFHTIIPGFVTKDGQPFLSFGVMGGAMQPQGHAQVLINIIDFEMNVQEAGDAPRMRHEGSSQPTGEIMTDGGVLNLEEGFSPLVRRELMGKGHKLGSSIGGYGGYQAIKWDPVNKVYYGASESRKDGAAMGY, encoded by the coding sequence ATGGCACGTTTCCTCTTCGTTTCCAGTTTTTTGTTTATTTTAAATTTTAACCTCATGGCCCAGGATCGTCTCACCGGACTGCCTTTTGCTTCGCGTTCGGAAGTCATTGCCCAACATGGTATGGCCTGTACTTCCCAGCCACTGGCGAGTATGGTAGCCATCGATATTTTAAAAGCGGGCGGCAACGCCATTGATGCGGCTATTGCCGCCAATGCAACACTTGGCCTCATGGAACCTACCGGCAACGGCATGGGGGGTGATCTTTTTGCCATCGTCTGGGATGCCAAAACCAAAAAGCTGTACGGGCTGAATGCCAGCGGACGCTCGCCAAAAAGCCTGACCCTGCAATGGTTCAAAGACAACGGTTACGAGAGTATTCCTGCCTACGGGCCGCTTCCCGTGTCGGTTCCCGGCTGTGTGGACGGATGGTTTGAGCTGAATGGAAAATTCGGCAGCATGAAAATGGAAGACATCCTGGCACCGGCCATCAGGTATGCCCGGGAAGGATTTCCCGTGTCCGAATTGATTTCTTATTACTGGACAAGATCGGCACCCTTTTTATCGAAATACCCGGGGTTTAAAGAGATCTTCACCATCGACGGCAGAGGGCCTGAAAAGGGGGAAATTTTCAAAAATCCCTACCTCGCCAATACCCTGGAAAAAATTGCCAAAGGAGGGCGTGATGTGTTTTATAAAGGAGAGATTGCTCGTGTCATCGACCAGTATATGAAGGAAAATGGTGGCTTTTTGTCGTATGAAGACCTTGCTTCTCACAAATCGGAATGGGTGGAACCCATGGCCACCAATTACCGCGGGTACGATGTATGGGAACTTCCCCCCAACGGACAGGGCATTGCCACTTTAGAGATGCTCAATATCCTGGAGCAATACGATATTGCCGCTATGGGGTTTGGCAGCAGCGAATACCTTCATGTGTTGACGGAGGCCAAGAAACTGGCTTTTGAAGATCGGGCCAAATATTATGCGGATACTGATTTTCACGACATCGATTACAATGTGCTCCTCTCCAAAGAATATGGCAAGGAACGCCAAAAACTGATCAATCCAAACCGGGCGGCCCGTCGCTACGATGCCGGAGCCCTGGAAACCAGCAATACCATCTACCTGACCGTGGCGGACCAATGGGGCAATATGGTTTCCCTGATCCAAAGTAACTACCGCGGGATGGGGTCAGGCATGACGCCTACGGGATTGGGCTTTATCCTCCAGGACCGTGGAGAACTCTTCAGCCTGGATGAAAACCATTATAATGTATACGCGCCGGGCAAAAGACCATTTCATACCATCATCCCGGGTTTTGTGACCAAAGACGGGCAACCTTTCCTCAGTTTCGGAGTAATGGGAGGTGCGATGCAGCCGCAGGGACATGCCCAGGTACTCATCAATATCATAGATTTCGAAATGAATGTCCAGGAAGCCGGGGATGCGCCGAGGATGCGCCATGAAGGTTCTTCACAACCCACCGGGGAGATCATGACCGATGGAGGAGTGCTAAATCTTGAGGAAGGGTTTAGTCCGCTCGTCAGACGTGAATTGATGGGCAAAGGCCATAAACTGGGATCTTCGATAGGAGGTTATGGCGGCTATCAGGCCATCAAGTGGGATCCGGTGAATAAGGTGTATTACGGGGCGTCAGAGTCGAGGAAGGATGGAGCGGCGATGGGGTATTGA